The Triticum aestivum cultivar Chinese Spring chromosome 7B, IWGSC CS RefSeq v2.1, whole genome shotgun sequence genome window below encodes:
- the LOC123161887 gene encoding uncharacterized protein isoform X1, with amino-acid sequence MLLSELPNPPRPWRPRVREPHSARPRHLPLPAPHATLLPRRRHLLLSPSATPSDDPALPPARRSSRPKKASGEGEGWKKKAVPPSTLELSSPVPEEPLSPPRWMARRQARAAWRKATSFVPRRARSVILLNLLVLIFASNISIVKEAQTMLDPDLFNIIRFTIAAIPFVPFLLKSLRDMQVVIRGIELGVWVTLAYLTQSIGLVTADAGRASFISALTVIIVPFLDGILGAEIPAYTWLGAFLSVLGVGILELSGSPPCVGDLLTLLSAFCFGIHMLRTEHISRKMKKENFLPLVGCQVVVVAVVSAVSFIVKCFLQNVVPWNLKSRTPTELFSMMSSFPWLAILYTGIIATTFCLWAEIVAMRDVSATETAIIYGLEPVWGATFAWVIHGERWGITGLIGAIFIIAGSLMVQVLGSFLDIDVSEDSYQMNS; translated from the exons ATGCTCCTCTCGGAGCTCCCGAATCCGCCCCGCCCATGGCGCCCTCGCGTTCGAGAACCCCATTCCGCTCGCCCTCGCCACCTCCCACTCCCCGCCCCCCACGCTACGCTCTTACCGAGAaggcgccacctcctcctgtcCCCCTCCGCGACTCCGTCCGACGACCCCGCGCTCCCTCCGGCGAGGCGCTCGTCGCGCCCGAAGAAGGCGTCGGGTGAGGGCGAGGGGTGGAAGAAGAAGGCGGTGCCGCCCAGCACGCTCGAGCTCTCCAGCCCCGTTCCCGAGGAGCCGCTGTCGCCGCCCCGGTGGATGGCCAGGCGGCAGGCGCGCGCCGCGTGGCGGAAGGCGACGTCATTTGTGCCCAGGAGGGCCAGGAGCGTCATCCTGCTCAACCTGCTCGTCCTCATATTTG CAAGCAACATTTCTATTGTCAAAGAAGCGCAGACTATGTTGGATCCTGACCTTTTCAATATCATACGCTTCACTATTGCGGCCATTCCTTTTGTGCCATTCTTGTTGAAGTCACTCAGAGACATGCAAGTTGTTATTAGGGGCATAGAGCTGGGGGTTTGGGTAACCTTGGCCTACCTCACTCAGTCTATTGGGTTAGTTACAGCTGATGCTGGCCGTGCATCTTTCATATCCGCCCTCACA GTGATCATTGTTCCTTTCTTGGATGGTATTCTTGGAGCAGAAATACCTGCATATACATGGCTTGGAGCATTTTTATCAGTTCTCGGGGTTGGTATTCTGGAGTTAAGTGGTTCTCCACCATGT GTTGGTGATCTTCTGACCCTCCTTAGTGCCTTCTGTTTTGGAATTCACATGCTCAGAACCGAGCATATTTCCAGGAAAATGAAGAAAGAAAATTTCCTACCGCTTGTTGGATGTCAG GTGGTTGTCGTAGCTGTTGTGTCGGCAGTCTCGTTCATTGTTAAATGCTTCCTCCAGAATGTGGTACCCTGGAATTTAAAATCACGGACACCAACAGAGTTATTCAGTATGATGTCATCGTTTCCTTGGCTAGCAATACTATACACAGGCATAATCGCAACAACCTTTTGTTTATGGGCAGAG ATTGTTGCTATGCGTGATGTATCAGCTACAGAAACTGCAATAATTTATGGTCTGGAACCAGTATGGGGTGCTACTTTTGCATGGGTAATTCATGGCGAGAGATGGGGCATTACTGGACTTATTGGAGCTATCTTCATCATAG CCGGTAGCTTGATGGTTCAGGTATTGGGATCATTTCTTGATATTGATGTATCAGAGGACAGTTACCAGATGAACAGCTGA
- the LOC123161924 gene encoding protein NTM1-like 9: MEGLDVDDVFHHFRLNPTEVEAVTYYLPRLLSGETLHGADKLIHHVNISGCEPKDLARQFAPVPQAVSSGDRFFFTTCKSKNGSKLQSVRGAGGGTWSIQKTTEICHAGCKVGEVKNLSFKKKGKSTGWVMEEYRCLLPEATVVDGVKVFCKMHLAQHAPDAARQESEAYKLQQQQPEAVTPSTHAQKRPAPAAAADPHPPRPKKRMRGAVPVPVPASATPSFLMYDEAANFPVQDAQASCGSTTTSSRSDVAQAPEISSQSDVLESTQSIPEAGSSIARSTSEENVSESLEPISNLPDWEEDGFDLEELMRMMEDNPIEVEPVSGANTGVEMGQQEPLYLDAFHDADKEKRYNAASDLDAPSLQGQDHLSKPQPCSFDPFEEAWKAEEALEKEKRCNAAANLHTGGHSNFFSPASVY; the protein is encoded by the coding sequence ATGGAGGGGCTCGACGTCGACGACGTCTTCCACCACTTCCGGCTGAACCCTACGGAAGTGGAGGCCGTCACCTACTACCTGCCACGCCTCCTCTCCGGCGAGACGCTGCACGGCGCCGACAAGCTCATCCACCACGTCAACATCTCCGGCTGCGAGCCCAAGGATCTGGCCCGCCAATTCGCGCCCGTGCCGCAGGCCGTGAGCAGCGGTGACCGGTTCTTCTTCACCACGTGCAAGAGCAAGAACGGAAGCAAGCTCCAGAGCGTgcgcggtgccggcggcggcacctggAGCATCCAGAAGACCACCGAGATTTGCCACGCGGGATGCAAGGTCGGCGAGGTCAAGAACCTGtccttcaagaagaagggcaagtcgaCAGGCTGGGTCATGGAGGAATACCGGTGCCTGCTGCCAGAGGCCACCGTCGTCGACGGGGTGAAGGTGTTCTGCAAGATGCACTTGGCTCAGCATGCTCCTGACGCGGCCCGCCAGGAATCGGAAGCGTACAAGCTTCAGCAACAGCAACCAGAGGCCGTGACCCCGAGCACGCACGCGCAGAAGAGGCCagcgcccgctgccgccgccgatcCTCATCCGCCGCGCCCCAAGAAGAGGATGCGCGGTGCCGTCCCCGTCCCGGTCCCGGCATCTGCCACACCGTCCTTCTTGATGTATGATGAGGCAGCCAACTTCCCTGTTCAGGATGCACAAGCATCATGCGGGTCCACTACAACATCCAGCCGCTCCGACGTTGCTCAAGCTCCTGAGATTTCCTCCCAATCAGATGTGCTGGAGTCCACCCAATCAATTCCTGAGGCTGGCTCAAGCATCGCAAGGAGCACATCTGAAGAGAATGTCTCTGAGTCATTGGAGCCTATCTCCAATTTGCCGGATTGGGAGGAAGATGGTTTTGATCTTGAAGAACTAATGAGAATGATGGAAGACAACCCAATTGAAGTTGAGCCGGTCAGTGGAGCCAACACTGGCGTGGAGATGGGCCAACAGGAACCTCTGTACCTGGATGCCTTCCATGACGCTGACAAGGAGAAGAGGTACAATGCCGCGTCGGATCTTGACGCTCCATCGCTTCAGGGACAGGACCACTTGTCCAAACCGCAGCCGTGCTCCTTCGATCCATTTGAAGAAGCGTGGAAGGCCGAAGAGGCGCTCGAGAAGGAGAAGAGGTGCAATGCCGCGGCCAATCTTCACACTGGAGGGCACAGCAACTTCTTCTCGCCTGCAAGTGTCTATTAA
- the LOC123161887 gene encoding uncharacterized protein isoform X2, with product MLLSELPNPPRPWRPRVREPHSARPRHLPLPAPHATLLPRRRHLLLSPSATPSDDPALPPARRSSRPKKASGEGEGWKKKAVPPSTLELSSPVPEEPLSPPRWMARRQARAAWRKATSFVPRRARSVILLNLLVLIFASNISIVKEAQTMLDPDLFNIIRFTIAAIPFVPFLLKSLRDMQVVIRGIELGVWVTLAYLTQSIGLVTADAGRASFISALTVIIVPFLDGILGAEIPAYTWLGAFLSVLGVGILELSGSPPCVGDLLTLLSAFCFGIHMLRTEHISRKMKKENFLPLVGCQVVVVAVVSAVSFIVKCFLQNVVPWNLKSRTPTELFSMMSSFPWLAILYTGIIATTFCLWAEIVAMRDVSATETAIIYGLEPVWGATFAWVIHGERWGITGLIGAIFIIGTYSPATTFSATFCITNFQ from the exons ATGCTCCTCTCGGAGCTCCCGAATCCGCCCCGCCCATGGCGCCCTCGCGTTCGAGAACCCCATTCCGCTCGCCCTCGCCACCTCCCACTCCCCGCCCCCCACGCTACGCTCTTACCGAGAaggcgccacctcctcctgtcCCCCTCCGCGACTCCGTCCGACGACCCCGCGCTCCCTCCGGCGAGGCGCTCGTCGCGCCCGAAGAAGGCGTCGGGTGAGGGCGAGGGGTGGAAGAAGAAGGCGGTGCCGCCCAGCACGCTCGAGCTCTCCAGCCCCGTTCCCGAGGAGCCGCTGTCGCCGCCCCGGTGGATGGCCAGGCGGCAGGCGCGCGCCGCGTGGCGGAAGGCGACGTCATTTGTGCCCAGGAGGGCCAGGAGCGTCATCCTGCTCAACCTGCTCGTCCTCATATTTG CAAGCAACATTTCTATTGTCAAAGAAGCGCAGACTATGTTGGATCCTGACCTTTTCAATATCATACGCTTCACTATTGCGGCCATTCCTTTTGTGCCATTCTTGTTGAAGTCACTCAGAGACATGCAAGTTGTTATTAGGGGCATAGAGCTGGGGGTTTGGGTAACCTTGGCCTACCTCACTCAGTCTATTGGGTTAGTTACAGCTGATGCTGGCCGTGCATCTTTCATATCCGCCCTCACA GTGATCATTGTTCCTTTCTTGGATGGTATTCTTGGAGCAGAAATACCTGCATATACATGGCTTGGAGCATTTTTATCAGTTCTCGGGGTTGGTATTCTGGAGTTAAGTGGTTCTCCACCATGT GTTGGTGATCTTCTGACCCTCCTTAGTGCCTTCTGTTTTGGAATTCACATGCTCAGAACCGAGCATATTTCCAGGAAAATGAAGAAAGAAAATTTCCTACCGCTTGTTGGATGTCAG GTGGTTGTCGTAGCTGTTGTGTCGGCAGTCTCGTTCATTGTTAAATGCTTCCTCCAGAATGTGGTACCCTGGAATTTAAAATCACGGACACCAACAGAGTTATTCAGTATGATGTCATCGTTTCCTTGGCTAGCAATACTATACACAGGCATAATCGCAACAACCTTTTGTTTATGGGCAGAG ATTGTTGCTATGCGTGATGTATCAGCTACAGAAACTGCAATAATTTATGGTCTGGAACCAGTATGGGGTGCTACTTTTGCATGGGTAATTCATGGCGAGAGATGGGGCATTACTGGACTTATTGGAGCTATCTTCATCATAGGTACTTATTCACCAGCCACCACATTCTCAGCTACATTCTGCATTACGAATTTTCAATGA